A genome region from Dolichospermum compactum NIES-806 includes the following:
- a CDS encoding SDR family NAD(P)-dependent oxidoreductase: MKIQGKVALITGASRGIGKAIALELAKQGMKRLILVARDHQKLAEVAAEIEALGVETTIMALDLTHSINVNIAVAQLWRSYGPIHLLVNCAGVAHQNSFLQSKLPQLQEELSVNLLGMYTLTSLIAKRMVSQKKGIIVNVSSLMGKVAAPTMATYSATKFAIVGFTQALRQELAQHNVRVIALLPSLTETDMVRDLQSFRGVIPMTPEQVAQALVIGIENDTAEILVGWQSHLAVLCQRLAPWLLEIIMQLATPKKPLPDAAG; this comes from the coding sequence ATGAAGATTCAAGGAAAAGTTGCACTCATTACCGGGGCTTCTCGTGGCATTGGTAAGGCGATCGCCCTAGAATTAGCCAAACAAGGCATGAAAAGGTTAATATTAGTGGCACGCGATCACCAAAAGTTAGCCGAAGTAGCCGCAGAAATCGAAGCTTTGGGCGTAGAAACTACAATCATGGCTTTAGACTTAACTCACTCAATCAACGTCAACATAGCCGTAGCCCAACTTTGGCGCAGTTATGGACCAATTCATCTACTCGTAAATTGTGCCGGAGTCGCACATCAAAACTCATTTCTGCAATCAAAACTCCCCCAACTGCAAGAAGAACTCTCCGTCAATTTGTTGGGAATGTACACCCTCACCAGCTTGATAGCCAAACGCATGGTTAGTCAAAAGAAAGGGATCATTGTCAATGTCTCCAGTTTAATGGGGAAAGTTGCCGCCCCGACAATGGCCACATATTCCGCCACTAAGTTTGCCATTGTCGGATTTACCCAAGCACTACGTCAAGAACTTGCTCAACACAATGTCCGCGTTATCGCCTTACTCCCTTCCCTGACGGAAACAGACATGGTGCGTGACTTGCAATCATTTCGAGGCGTAATCCCCATGACACCCGAACAAGTCGCCCAAGCGCTCGTCATCGGCATAGAAAACGATACCGCAGAAATCCTAGTCGGCTGGCAATCTCACTTAGCCGTATTATGCCAACGTCTCGCCCCTTGGTTACTGGAAATCATCATGCAACTAGCAACACCCAAAAAACCATTACCTGACGCTGCGGGATAA
- a CDS encoding nucleoside triphosphate pyrophosphohydrolase family protein: MNFSEYQLQALNTDQIPAVEGSELIIPLLGLVGEVGSLMTEYKKHLRDGEAHKLFKEGIAEELGDMLWYISNIASKFNLNLQEIAEDNLRKCNDRWGWRDSTETDNKNTSYIFDNEFPEHESLPRQFEVEITEISKDNSVKMKAFINKEQIGNDLTDNSYKSDGYRFHDIFHFSYAAVLGWSVVTRSILKRKRKSNPLIDEVEDGGRAVAIEEGISALVFSYAKDHGFLEGVSTLDYQLLKTIKNMTSHLEVSCCSLGVWEKAIFMGYDVWRQVEKNRGGTVVVDLDAGLITYQIGVS, encoded by the coding sequence ATGAATTTTTCTGAATATCAATTACAAGCATTGAATACAGATCAAATTCCTGCTGTTGAAGGTAGTGAATTAATCATACCCTTACTAGGTTTAGTTGGTGAAGTTGGTTCATTAATGACAGAATATAAAAAACATTTACGCGATGGTGAAGCACACAAATTATTTAAAGAAGGAATTGCAGAAGAATTAGGAGATATGCTTTGGTATATTTCCAATATAGCCAGTAAATTTAACCTTAATTTACAAGAAATTGCAGAAGATAATTTAAGAAAGTGCAATGACCGTTGGGGATGGAGAGATTCAACAGAAACAGATAATAAAAATACAAGTTATATCTTTGATAATGAATTTCCAGAACATGAAAGTTTACCACGACAATTTGAAGTAGAAATTACAGAGATAAGCAAAGATAATTCAGTCAAAATGAAAGCATTTATAAATAAAGAACAAATAGGAAATGACCTCACAGATAATTCCTATAAAAGTGATGGCTACCGCTTTCATGATATTTTTCATTTTTCCTATGCCGCAGTTTTAGGCTGGTCTGTAGTTACTCGTAGTATTCTTAAACGTAAGCGCAAAAGTAATCCTCTTATTGACGAAGTTGAAGACGGAGGGCGTGCAGTAGCTATTGAAGAAGGTATATCAGCACTTGTATTTAGCTATGCTAAAGATCACGGTTTTTTAGAAGGTGTTTCAACATTAGATTATCAACTATTGAAGACCATCAAAAATATGACATCTCATTTAGAAGTGTCTTGTTGTTCGCTAGGAGTTTGGGAGAAAGCTATTTTCATGGGTTATGATGTCTGGCGACAGGTGGAGAAAAATCGAGGAGGAACGGTAGTTGTTGACCTTGATGCAGGCTTGATAACCTATCAAATAGGAGTAAGCTAA
- a CDS encoding Uma2 family endonuclease produces MTIAQETRYYSPKEYLEFEVNSELRHEYIDGLIIPMTGGTPNHNKIAGNLYVAIHFALKRQPYEVYYTDQRLWIPKRRIHTYPDVMVVQTPLVFEEGRNDTITNPVMIAEVLSKSTKGYDRDEKFAAYRTIANFQEYILIDQYTIHVEQYVKTDHKKWIFLEYEDINDTLNLTSVSCQISLADIYEKIDFTSAES; encoded by the coding sequence ATGACTATTGCACAAGAAACACGCTACTATTCACCTAAAGAATACCTGGAATTTGAGGTAAATTCAGAACTACGTCACGAATATATTGATGGATTAATTATCCCCATGACAGGCGGAACACCAAATCATAATAAAATAGCTGGTAATTTATATGTTGCCATACATTTTGCTCTTAAACGTCAGCCTTATGAGGTCTATTATACTGACCAACGGCTTTGGATTCCTAAACGACGGATTCATACTTATCCTGATGTAATGGTTGTCCAAACTCCCCTAGTGTTTGAAGAAGGAAGAAATGATACTATTACTAATCCGGTGATGATAGCTGAAGTCTTATCAAAATCTACTAAAGGTTATGATAGAGATGAAAAGTTTGCAGCTTATCGGACTATTGCCAATTTTCAAGAATATATTTTAATTGACCAATACACAATTCACGTTGAACAATATGTTAAAACTGATCATAAAAAATGGATATTTTTAGAATATGAAGATATTAACGATACTTTAAATTTAACTTCTGTTTCTTGTCAAATTTCTCTGGCTGATATTTATGAAAAAATAGACTTTACTAGTGCAGAATCATAA
- a CDS encoding metallophosphatase: protein MIMWAILSGIEGNLAAYEAVIADIKLRNRYVEALYIIGDLVGPRRECEQLVKRVKSPRRGELEPMICKGWWEEQCLILHGLGPTGDAPELLAKYGGDTVRMLWDCVSRQTVQWLRNLDFGFFELDCLLIHGSTMGVNDELTPDTPPIQMLDRLSRMQANNLFCGRSGLTFQYQLQAGSITSEIITLDHQLSPQTVTVTPRQVIGVGGVGRTPGEATYTLYNPGTNQVQFKTVFYGQSKGFQKHPQSKT from the coding sequence TTGATTATGTGGGCAATTTTAAGCGGAATTGAAGGAAATTTAGCAGCTTATGAGGCTGTGATAGCTGATATTAAGCTGAGAAATCGTTATGTAGAGGCATTGTATATTATCGGTGATTTAGTTGGACCTCGACGGGAATGTGAACAGCTAGTGAAAAGGGTGAAATCACCGCGACGGGGTGAATTAGAACCAATGATTTGCAAGGGATGGTGGGAAGAACAATGTTTGATTTTACATGGTTTGGGTCCGACTGGAGATGCACCGGAATTGCTGGCAAAATATGGGGGTGATACGGTGCGGATGTTGTGGGATTGTGTTTCCCGTCAGACTGTACAATGGTTGCGAAATCTGGATTTTGGTTTTTTTGAATTAGATTGTTTATTAATACACGGTTCAACAATGGGTGTAAATGATGAACTGACTCCCGATACTCCTCCTATTCAAATGTTAGACCGATTGTCAAGAATGCAAGCAAATAATCTATTTTGCGGTCGTTCTGGGTTAACTTTTCAGTATCAGTTACAAGCCGGATCTATTACCAGTGAAATTATTACTCTTGATCATCAATTGTCTCCACAAACAGTCACAGTTACTCCTCGTCAAGTGATTGGAGTGGGAGGTGTGGGAAGGACTCCAGGAGAAGCAACTTATACTCTTTACAATCCTGGGACAAATCAGGTGCAGTTTAAAACTGTTTTTTATGGACAGAGTAAGGGTTTTCAAAAGCACCCGCAGAGTAAAACCTGA
- a CDS encoding CobW C-terminal domain-containing protein, whose protein sequence is MSLPIITVVAGLSGSGKTTWICQQIRDISSVEKVIYFCPGTGNIPIDQTKIATEFPDLNLFGDGQEIEFLHQIPTADSVYMELGAYLELDSVSKILDHFTYSAIAVIPPELKNSEYDSWANEIIYGAPAPIIIGENLWRVATTGQVIDENSLEAFWYEITHGAYGIVTRAKAIFDVNDGRSLYCDFVNGVPQIDFLELDLPRHLQGRPQRFSGIEIVGKNLDETALKATLSDCCLSESLIFQYQQQVQQILLEGEQG, encoded by the coding sequence ATGTCTTTACCCATTATTACTGTTGTTGCTGGATTATCTGGTTCGGGAAAAACCACCTGGATTTGTCAACAAATTCGAGATATTTCATCTGTTGAAAAAGTCATTTATTTTTGTCCAGGAACTGGGAATATTCCTATTGATCAAACTAAAATAGCTACTGAATTTCCAGATTTAAACCTATTTGGCGATGGTCAAGAGATTGAATTTCTCCATCAAATACCCACAGCAGATAGTGTTTATATGGAGTTGGGTGCTTATTTGGAATTAGACAGTGTATCAAAAATATTAGATCATTTCACTTACAGCGCTATAGCAGTTATTCCCCCGGAGTTGAAAAATTCGGAATATGATAGTTGGGCAAATGAAATTATATATGGCGCACCTGCACCAATTATAATTGGAGAAAATTTATGGCGGGTAGCAACTACAGGTCAAGTTATTGATGAAAATAGTTTGGAGGCATTTTGGTATGAAATAACTCATGGTGCTTATGGGATTGTTACCCGTGCTAAGGCAATTTTTGATGTCAATGATGGACGTTCTCTTTACTGTGATTTTGTCAATGGTGTTCCCCAAATAGATTTTTTAGAATTAGACTTACCACGACATTTACAAGGTAGACCTCAGCGATTTAGTGGCATAGAAATAGTAGGTAAAAACTTAGATGAAACAGCTTTAAAAGCAACATTATCCGATTGCTGTTTATCTGAATCCTTAATTTTTCAATATCAACAACAAGTACAACAAATTTTGTTAGAGGGCGAACAAGGATGA
- a CDS encoding nucleotide kinase domain-containing protein has product MQVRQEIFDTYWRFAAMRQEVFFNKLKNVSLPWTSDPILNTYKFCNAYRVSDRVSQYLIKNVIYDENRSKNEEEVLFRILLFKIFNKIETWEYLEKKIGDYITLSNFDLDVYSNILQEAMDLGYVIYTSAYMSCASKEFGYDKKHQNHLALIDKMVVQDRVINSIVKAKTLEEIFHIIESYPLLGKFMAYQLATDINYSEVINFDENSFTIAGPGAERGINKCFIDTEGKSYADVIHWMTENQENEFQRLGLNFQSLWGRPLQAIDCQNLFCETDKYCRAAFPDLKSNRKKIKAKFTATPQPIDYFYPPKWCINEKVQETLAQRLPPLEIPNLQDNCQQLSLELDSFVKTTSEIPNCISKQHKKNGQKTTLKKSTLLQNTDAAKSQQLCLF; this is encoded by the coding sequence ATGCAAGTAAGACAAGAAATTTTTGATACTTATTGGCGATTTGCTGCTATGCGTCAAGAAGTTTTTTTCAACAAACTTAAAAATGTATCACTACCTTGGACGAGTGATCCTATTCTTAATACTTATAAATTTTGTAATGCTTATCGAGTAAGTGATCGGGTTTCTCAATATCTGATCAAAAATGTAATTTATGATGAAAATAGGAGCAAAAATGAAGAAGAAGTTTTATTCAGGATTTTGCTATTTAAAATTTTTAATAAAATAGAAACTTGGGAATATTTAGAAAAAAAAATAGGAGATTATATTACACTGTCTAATTTTGATTTAGACGTATATTCAAACATATTACAAGAGGCTATGGATCTTGGATATGTGATTTATACAAGTGCATATATGTCCTGTGCTAGTAAAGAATTTGGTTATGATAAAAAACACCAGAACCATTTGGCATTAATTGATAAAATGGTTGTCCAAGACAGGGTAATTAATTCTATCGTTAAAGCTAAAACTTTAGAAGAGATTTTTCATATTATTGAATCATATCCATTGTTAGGTAAGTTTATGGCTTACCAATTAGCAACAGATATTAACTATAGTGAAGTTATCAACTTTGATGAAAATAGTTTTACCATAGCAGGACCAGGAGCAGAAAGAGGTATTAATAAATGTTTTATTGATACCGAGGGAAAAAGTTATGCTGATGTCATTCATTGGATGACAGAAAATCAAGAAAATGAATTTCAACGTTTGGGTTTAAATTTTCAATCTCTCTGGGGTCGTCCATTACAAGCTATAGATTGTCAAAATCTTTTTTGTGAAACTGATAAATACTGTCGAGCCGCATTTCCTGATTTAAAAAGTAATCGTAAAAAGATAAAAGCAAAATTTACTGCAACTCCTCAGCCAATTGATTATTTTTATCCACCTAAATGGTGTATTAACGAGAAAGTTCAAGAAACTTTAGCTCAGAGATTACCACCATTAGAAATTCCTAATTTGCAGGATAATTGTCAGCAGTTATCTTTAGAATTAGATTCTTTTGTAAAAACTACATCTGAAATTCCGAATTGTATATCAAAACAACATAAAAAAAATGGGCAAAAAACTACGCTAAAAAAATCAACCCTTTTGCAAAATACAGACGCAGCAAAATCTCAACAGTTGTGTCTTTTTTGA
- the hisI gene encoding phosphoribosyl-AMP cyclohydrolase, with the protein MVLATEMIGNLKFNEQGLIPAIAQDYYDGTVLMMAWMNAESIQKTLATGEVHYWSRSRSQLWHKGATSAHIQKVKELFYDCDGDTILIKIEQVGGIACHTGVRSCFFNYVEILPHKL; encoded by the coding sequence ATGGTTTTAGCTACTGAAATGATTGGGAATCTGAAATTTAATGAGCAAGGTTTAATTCCAGCTATAGCTCAAGATTACTATGATGGTACTGTTTTAATGATGGCTTGGATGAATGCAGAATCAATTCAAAAAACCCTGGCTACAGGTGAAGTTCATTATTGGAGTCGTTCTCGTTCTCAGTTATGGCATAAGGGGGCAACATCTGCACATATTCAAAAGGTAAAAGAGCTTTTTTATGATTGTGATGGTGATACAATTCTCATTAAGATTGAGCAAGTTGGTGGTATTGCCTGTCATACTGGAGTCAGAAGTTGTTTTTTTAATTATGTGGAAATTCTGCCTCATAAATTATAA
- a CDS encoding metallophosphoesterase family protein, translating to MKIAVMSCIHGNYEALDAVLLDIDAQKAEKIFCVGDLVGYGPHPNAVINQIRSLDIPTCAGCWDEDIVEGLNACDCSYPSLLAEKRGIQAHEWTNKEIHPENREFLASLPYSLQWQNLAFVHGSPHSNHEYLLPELDAFVALERVLSTGADVLFCGHTHVPYSRNLNAGELQVQVDNPAASRKISFSSALKKIVNVGSVGEPRHGRPNATYVIYETDTQGVTLREVTYDYQKTCAAIIEKGLPEIFAWRLAHGLEYAERADDPTHVCTR from the coding sequence ATGAAAATAGCTGTTATGTCATGTATTCATGGTAATTATGAAGCCTTAGATGCTGTATTATTAGATATTGACGCACAAAAAGCTGAAAAAATATTTTGTGTTGGTGATTTGGTGGGATATGGACCACATCCTAATGCAGTGATTAACCAAATTCGCTCTTTAGATATTCCTACCTGCGCTGGTTGTTGGGATGAAGATATTGTGGAAGGATTGAATGCTTGCGATTGTAGTTATCCCTCATTGTTAGCAGAAAAAAGAGGTATTCAAGCTCATGAATGGACTAATAAAGAAATTCATCCAGAAAACCGCGAATTTTTAGCCAGTTTACCCTATAGTCTACAGTGGCAAAATTTAGCTTTTGTTCATGGTAGTCCCCATAGTAATCATGAATATTTATTACCTGAACTTGATGCTTTTGTGGCCTTAGAACGGGTACTTTCCACTGGTGCAGATGTGCTGTTTTGTGGACATACTCATGTTCCCTATAGTCGTAATCTTAATGCTGGTGAGTTACAAGTTCAGGTTGATAATCCAGCAGCATCACGGAAAATTAGCTTTTCATCTGCGCTGAAAAAGATTGTGAATGTTGGTTCTGTTGGAGAACCTCGACATGGACGACCCAATGCAACTTATGTAATTTATGAAACTGATACTCAAGGGGTGACTTTGCGGGAAGTTACTTATGATTATCAAAAAACCTGTGCAGCAATTATAGAGAAGGGATTACCAGAAATCTTTGCTTGGCGTTTAGCGCATGGTTTGGAGTATGCTGAACGCGCAGATGATCCAACTCATGTTTGTACTAGATAA
- a CDS encoding DUF1643 domain-containing protein, with the protein MEIKGYAEIDITKKYRYLLGRKWDETLPQVTFIMLNPSKADENEGDPTLTRCINFTRSWKKYGSLELVNLFAYRATKPYELRQVDDPVGPKNNYYIELATQRADLIILAWGGGANKHTRIKNRDKEVLSLISRQQPIYCLELTKKGFPHHPRGLRNNLEPIIFPYQQS; encoded by the coding sequence ATGGAAATAAAAGGATATGCCGAGATTGATATTACTAAAAAGTATCGCTATTTATTAGGACGTAAATGGGATGAAACTTTGCCGCAAGTTACCTTTATAATGCTTAACCCAAGTAAGGCTGATGAAAATGAAGGTGATCCCACACTGACTAGATGTATTAACTTTACCCGGTCTTGGAAGAAATACGGTTCTCTTGAACTGGTTAATTTATTCGCTTATCGTGCTACAAAACCCTATGAACTTCGCCAAGTAGATGACCCTGTGGGACCCAAAAATAACTATTATATTGAATTAGCAACACAACGCGCTGACTTAATTATTTTAGCTTGGGGTGGTGGTGCGAATAAGCATACCAGAATTAAAAATCGTGATAAGGAAGTGCTAAGTCTAATTTCTCGTCAACAACCTATTTATTGTCTAGAGCTAACAAAGAAAGGATTTCCACATCATCCGAGAGGTCTTAGAAATAATCTAGAGCCAATTATTTTTCCCTATCAACAAAGCTAA